The window CCACAACAACCTCATACCGCAAATACTCCAGTCTGGCTGCGACCTCGGCGATTGCAAGGACTTTGAAACGTCAGCTGCTAAACTAAACGTCAATTAATATAAGTGACAGATGGCGACGCTAAAGGCTACGAATTATTTTGATTCCAACTTATCCTCACTTGTACTTCCAATCGGAACTCATCGAGTTTTTCCTTCCTCGGCGTAGGCCCTGATATAACGATACACGCGTTCTGTAGAACCTCTTTTATTTCCTTGCATTGCTTTGTTACCGTCGAAGACTTCTCACACATTTCCTCGCTCATTTTCTTCAGCAGGGGCGACACTGGAGTAACCTGAATCAGAACAGGAATATGTTGTTGAGGATTTCTTTCTTGCATAcgctttctcatctgagcggtTTCTCAGTTATTTCCGCACCCATGGTGTTTGAATCAAGAAAAGCGAAGCCGCTTTTCTTCCTACTTTTTTtactccacttcgcacggtcttcggaATCCTTAAGGTCTGTTCAAAGGCGAATCTTCACGTCGACGTcaccattatttttattggcacAACGCTATTGGATGGAAtaacagtttaagttcactactCAGTTATACAGAAAGTATGTGTGTGACTACTTGCCACTTGTCTGgcaatcatgtcagatgcctttaggtgccTTAAATACAATTTGCGTGGAGGCCAGAAAAATGCAGCAATAAATGATGATGAAACGAAACAGAACTAACGTTACAACAGCATTTGAATCGTATGTTGGCTCCGAACATGGGACACAGCAGAAGGTACGAATTCAGAACAGGATGCGGAGGCCCGACCCAGGCCAGGTTCACACAACGCATGGTGCCATATTCCTCCTGAGGAGAATAACATGGATTGTTTTTCCTTTCTTTTTGGGCTTACTTGGACTGGAAGAGATCGAGATAAGTCCGTCGTTGCTTTCAAGTTACTCTTTTAATGGCTAGAAGATTTGCCTTCAGAACCCTCAGCTGCGAAATTCGAAGTCCATGTTTAGCTGTAGCTGGTagaattgagattaaattttgttagGTTGCTAGCGTAACGAATATGAGAAGAATATCCAGTTTATAGCCTTTTAGCGAGTAGTCATTCTATGTTGCAGCAGGATGGAGGTAACTTGAATGGCATAGACCCACTCACAATAATAGACATGAAGGTGGCCAACGCTTGTATAGAGGCGTGGGTCCTGGACCTCATGCAGAGTACCGGCACTGAGGATTGCTGCGCGAACCGCTGCACGCACATGTGCGTCGTTGTGGCCACGAAGATAGCGTCCGCCATGTACGAGAATACTCTGGAATATTATAAGTGAGTGGGAGCCATATTATAATAGCTCTATAAGTGTACACGAGGTTTTAAGGACTGGCACTACCGCACCGGTCTCACCCGGCAAAATGACGTCCATTGGAAAGGGAGTTAAAGCGTATACTCTGAAGACATACTTTACTTTGGCAAGACGAGACCTGACAGCGAGCGGGCCCACCACTAACGGAACCCAACTTGTTCGCACCCGACTTTTTGCTATGAAACTGTAtactaagtacctaagtactatCTTCATCATCATATGTATTATACACTTATATCCTGAAAATTTAGGTACCTAGCTTTTAGTTGAAAATTCCATAGGATCCATTTGTCTACGGTCTAAGTAACAATAGCTAGCTGGAACACTCGCTgtgtttcaaattattacatagtacctaagtgaaatttatttgtaactacaTCAAACCTAACCTTCCGTTATAGTCATGCTCCCAGACCATATCATCAGTGATGTTCACATCGTAAGCCCCTAGTAGTGTGGCAGCCTTCGACACTGCCATGTTCAACAGCGGCTCGTTGATCTCCTGCAGGATCACGACCTTGGCGTTCGGGAGTATGTCCTGAATTAAAATCATAAGTTTATTAGGAACTTcggaaattagactttcactGTCTTTTTTCACATCTTTCGGGAATATATATTCATGtaatagctgcgccccgggactcccgtgggaataccagattatattctacccgtgtaccaaatttcataacaatccgtccgtAGAAAACACTTACCATCCTCTTGCTGTGCGTGTCCCTCATGGTACACTTCAAGTTCATTGCACTCCTTATTATGTTCATTACCATTTCGGTTGTCCAGTTCTTGAAGCAGATTAAATGACGTGGCTTCTCAGggctacaatattttatttatgacggCTATATAAGTGGGTAAACAATCGGTAATCGCATGTAACAGATGGATAGGTTGATAATTTGTTTAGATATTACACGATCTAaacatattatctatataggaAACATAGCACGTTAATCTCTTTATATGATggattcggggctgtgacgccgcaaaaCCTAGGGTtagcccataaataaaaactttgaagATTCTCCTGTGTTTTTGCAACCAGCTTTCTTGAGACAATGCTATCAGTTATCAAGGCTgtatcccttaatcgcctcgtacgatatccacagTAGGAGGaacggaaccacacgcctccATAGCTCAATGGTACAAACCAACAACATTCCATCGAGCATTGTCTTGTTTGTAACCCTTGTCTGTGTTTTGTTAAGTTTGATCTAGCaaaacaacattttgaaaagtttTGTAACAGTTTCATGATTATAGTTTTTCGAAAATTATCGAcacatttcacaaataatttcGAATAAGTACTACTTAATTTTCGTTGTTGTCAGGAATACTTTGACGATTTTGACAACTTGATTtgatttcttcttcttcttctgttATGGCTCTATCGTttgccaaaacgatgattttgccaatgaCGAGGTTGAGAATGACACGGTATGGTACTTAAAAAGGAAATATGGCttaattttctcaatttttccttttttctatatatgatTCTTCTCAATAATAGTGCctagaaattataaataaactagcttttactcgcggctttgcccgcgtgaatttttctgcgaaagcggaatagacatgattttcatataatattcacGCTCCCGTTACAGACGTTTGGAggttcatttttgaaaaagtagtAGTCTATGTTTGTACGGGGATCTTTAAttcatcaaatttcatcaaaaacggttcagcggtttagccgtgaaagcggaacagacagacagactttcgcatttataatattagtacggatGGACGACACTCAACGGCCACACAAAGCATTAAGGTTGTATGGGTTGTATTGTAACGTTGGTGTGTACGATGGTTGCGAACACATATACCACAACACATCAAGGGAAAACAAGTGATTAGTGTTGGTACATATTATTTGCCCTCGCTTTGAAGCGAACCTGGGACTTCCAGGTGGTAGACCTACTTGGTGACCACTGCGCCTCGGGCATATCTGTGGGGCATATAGTCTTATCGGCGATGTTTCAAATGAAGACTGAACTCAAGATTGAATAATTACAACTATTTACACTGGCCAATAAAAGgagtattatatattctatgctagtaactttattattggatttttttatttaatggtaTGTATGAGATTGTAGGCACcatactaaaaaaaacattacagtAACTAAgtctacaaaataaatttatttattaataattaaaatatccgtAGTAATCAAACTTAacatataagtacaaaataaaataaacattaatttacattaattttatcacataaaatatataccgGTGTCTATACAGGGCGCCAGTTACAAAGGGGCGCCCTGGTTTGTGAATGTCTTTATTAGGTATCATACCAaatcacttttatttagtacGAATACCAGTATtcgtatatacatatataatacataaaatctcAACAACTTCTATCCATTTCACTATTGTCTTTGTCCTTTTCACTATTTTCTACATCACTTTTGTTACCCAAAATAGCCTGGATTTCTGCAAACGACCGGCCTTTAGTTTCGGGTATAAAAATGGCGGTAAacataataactaaaatacagATGATGCTGAACAACCAATAGGTCATAGTTGGGCCAATGCTTGATGTCAAAGAAGGAATAGACTTGCTGACCCCGAATCCAGTGAGGGTAGCAACTAATATAGCTAAAGACGCCCCTATAGCTCGTGTCCGTCCTTCGAATATCTCTGATATTAATATCCACATTATCGACGCTATGCCTGgaatataaagttattttattaggaaTGACGACAttcgaaaatatttagatGAATGAAAATTGCAAGTAATTCAGGGTCAATAATGGATCATTGAAAATGGTATTTCTTAAGATCTACTCTAGCCAAAATTGGatctaagtacctactatgAAAACAACTTCTTACTATTAGATCCTTTTATTGATCTGGCCAGATAATAGATCTAGTGAAATGATCTACTTCCATGCATGTATCGCAATTATACTACAGATGTCAGAATACAGAAACTACAGAGAAGAAAGAGCAAACATGTGAAAATATACTATGTAAATACCACACTgcgaaaatttatatttaactaatgAATCTAATTATGAGAGAGAGGGAATGCACAAACCTGAGCTGTGGCAAAACACTATCAGTATGATTGAGGCTAGCGGTAGGTAATTCATAAATCCGATGATCTGCTCCTGCTCCTCTGTCACCTTGAAGAATGCTCCTAGGCAAATCtggaaacaaatatttttaatacctaatataataaatgagaaATACTAATTAACAAATTACGTTGGtatctaataattaaaatgaaaacgcTTAAACGCTCAGTACAAAGTGTAAATATTCTTAACAATATTCGACATTCACAAGCTGACTATCTATTATATGGTGTGTTGTGAGGGTCAACCAAGTACTATATGCGCCTCCGAAGCTCAACCATACAAACCGACAAAAATCATGTAATACTGAAGCAAGACGGTGCACAGCCATTATGTGGAATAGAATAATACTGACGACGACTTTCTGGGACTTAAGTGGTTTGCTATTAACTTAGAATTCTCTTACACACACTAGCTGATAAATCATAAAGTAGAGTTCAGGTTTGCTCACGTTGTTTTCTTTAACCGGAAGCAAATTggtctattaaaactaaaatacacCTCAACTGCTTCATTTACGAACGAACATAAAAATagctttacaaaataaataggtacttacaaatCCTATAACCATCCCAGACACAGTGCTAATCAAAATGAATTTCCTTCCAAATCTATCAGTGACTAACGTGGTACACAGACTAGCAAACATTTGTATTCCCCCAATAATGACTGATGATATTTCCGGTCTAACACTGGTATTTGTTGTTTCTAGAATCGTCTGTAAATATTGGAACACAGCAGTATAACCATTAGCTTGGGAACTGAAGCCTAAGAATACACAAATAGCAGCTCCTTTtaggaataatttatttcgaagTAACTCCGGGATCGTTACTTTCCCCACTTCGTTGGAAGAAGCTATTTGATATTCCTTTATTTCATCGTTGGCTTTAATATCTGAGCCGCGAAGCTTTAGTAGTAATTTTCGTGCGTCATCCGTTTTACCTGCGAAAGTGGAATATGTGTAATTATCTTTAGGGATATGTAGAAtagggaaaaaatatttttttttttgtaatagtaCTTACTAAGTGCTTCACTGAAGCAGTGGTGTCtgtcgaatcctactcatgtaTGCTACATGAATTTGAATACCAATCTGACACATGTATGTAGGCCATTTGGTTCCGGTGATTAAACCTTTTATGATGTGCAAAGGACGACATAGGTcagagtattgtattgtacaatTGGTGTTGATGTATACTCAAAAGCGAGGTGGTGTTTGGTCGAGGTATTTTATAGaagaatattcatattttaacaataaatagtgAAATTTGAGACTTACATACCTTTGGAATACAAAAAGTAAGGACTGTCAGGCAATAACAGTAACAGTACGCTGGAGGCAACAGTTATAGCAAGAAAGATGATGTTTAGGGTCGTGTATGATACAAACGGACCAATACCCAAAGATAAACATATGCCGAAAGAACAATATATCTGGAGAAAGCCGCCGAGAGATCCGCGGACCtctttctgaaaataaaaaacaaatttatttcgttattgtgtttattattccATAGCTGAGaatgcattttaataaatcttacaTTTTGGAGATGATTTTAAAACCGCCTAATGTGaactctccttgggaatgctattattgcctatcaCCTGCTAAggtcacagatataaaaacattacattgaaggcGAAGGCTATAGTATGGCTATAGTGTACCCGTTGTTGCCATCTCAGAAGCACAAAAGTTACTGTAATTTCACCATAAGTTGAGTTATAAATAAGGGGCGCCCCGTAGAAATTTAACCCAGGGCTTTTGTACTGTTAAGCTCGGCACCGATGCATTGTTTATATCTAGATCATTTATGACAggatcatggaattagtaggtactataaaactattaattgACTGTGACAGTAGGATCTGTCGATCATCGCTCTCATCTGAGTCCTCTCTCAACCCGAGATCCACTGAAACTGAAACTGAAGTGAACTGAGACTGAAACAAAACCTTATAGAATTTTAAGactcggctgtgattttacgaccagcCTCACGTCCaccctctttggaaatgctattcttttttatctttttacgACATCCCGGGAGCATATGGAGCGGTCCAATTCTATGGCAAGAAACACATAATGATTAAATGGATTTACGCCTAGTATTTCTTCATACTTTTCCCAAAACGATTTTGGGAATTAGTTTGGAAAATACTGGTAGTAAACAGATTTATACTATAGATAGGATATGGGGCGGTCTTATTAGGGCTGGGAACACAGAACATTATCAGGAAACACATACATAAGTAACTCACACTAGCTATTTCCGACGCGTAGATGGACACCGTAGTAAAGGCCACAGAATCGAGGATACCAGACAGGAATCGTGCCACGAGTAGAAGCCATAACTCCTTAGCGTACAGGTACAGTAAGACCATTACGATTCGTGGCACACATGACAGGATAAAACAGTACCGCCTACCGATCGTGTCCAGTAGGTGTCCAGTGAATAAATTGGCTGGAAACAGGtagacatacaaaaatattacaagcactacaataatatgttattacaaGTACtaagtttttagttttctcATACGAATTTGCTTATCAGCTGCTCGGACGTAGGTAAGTAGTATGGaaagttaaaatttgtgtTCTTCTTTCACTGTAAACAGATACTTATTTGTTtcgtaaattatacacctaaaacttCTTCAGAAATCGCAATATCTACTTATTGAtgaaaccgtacaaaaatccattAATTTGAGATTGTCGCGTACATAAGAAATAGTTTCTAAAAATGACCAACTAAACCTGTCCAATATCCGGGGCGAAAAAGTAAGATCTTATTTTATGAAGTCAATctatcaatcaattaatttaagaactttgttcttgtcggtggagcattttccatctaataCGGTCCTCTAAAACATTTAAACATGTCACAAGAAACATAATCTACTATTCCATATACTCACCGAGTACTCCTGAAAGGAAAGGCATTGCCACAACCCACGAACCTTCCTCTTCGGTGATGGGCCTGGAGAGCGCAGAGTCTGAGCCGTCTCTGAGCTTGACCAGCATCGGCGATGGCCAGCCCAGACCCACTCCCACTATTAATGTGTTGAGATTTGCTAGAAAAAAGTAGAATCGTTGGATTAAGAGGCCCTTTTGAGAACCGAAAGgtccaggtttgaatcctaccgTGCCACAAAAACCGCATTAATGCAGAATCCAGTGAATctaggatcggctcccaacgacgCATGTCTACGCATGTTACCGGTTGCTACCGGTAACATGCGTAGACAGTCAGTAAGGAAAGAGTCCCCTCGTTGGGAGCTGTgacacaaaatctaattcacAATTCACAACAGTTAAAGCGTTGTTAATAACTATTAACAACGCTTTAaaccaacaaataaatatattacgtagacaaattacacagattgagctagccccaaagtaagttccgagacttgtgttatgggatactaactcaacgatactatattttataacatatacatatatgtatgtagataaacatccaagacccgggccaatcagaaaaagatcattttccatcatgacttcccgggacctctcggttcagaggccagcactttaccactgcgccaccgaggtcgtcgaggcTTTAGCTGCACCTAGTAAAATAGATAACTACGTATACTTAAGGTCTTAATTGTAGGATTATTTCCtgaataaactttatataaacttACCTATTGTTagttaaataagttaaataaagccTGAACCAGGCAGATTAAACAGTAAATACACACATAATCCAAacacatatagataatgttaatataatcTAGCTTTAATTAACAGAGTTAGTGTGTTAGTTATGTGTACAGTCAGATTTGTTGACTTTCGACATCAGGTCAAAAATCATACTCCAATGTCATTTTGCTTAAACTCCTTCCTTCACAGTCGTaagtattcctcatggctatGTACAGAAATGATACACGACAGATTACACCTAGTAAGTATGAAGTTTACAGGTACCAAGGACCATCAccttttacggaacgattccaatgaAACTcaagttcaatttaggaacttAAAATGCAACGGATTCATTCTAAGATCGCAAAGTGAATCGCGttagatgatggtaagcccattataggtagttattttaaaattaagtaggtacctatgtaaaaatatattaaagaccatcaaaataaaatcatacgaTCGATAAGTCACAAgtttttacacaattattgcgcaaaatgttttttattaatgtcgtTAATACTTAGGTATTACCGTCACCAATTCACTACTAAACATAATgaccattataatatttaccctCTGTTTTTTCTAACCGAATcctaacatgtaaacaatcttctcGGTGCTTGTTCAATTTTGttaacaattaatatatataaataaaatatttgttcaaatttgtatgttttaaagTAACATTAATCATGTGCGTGttgtctgagggcccacttcttgaaatcgtatgaaaatatatcttaagtgcctattttttcttactaaatactttaaaaggatacatattgtgtaccgttgtatttagctaaataaataaataaaaatataatataatatctataaggACTGAGGTCCTGACTTAAAACATC is drawn from Plodia interpunctella isolate USDA-ARS_2022_Savannah chromosome 24, ilPloInte3.2, whole genome shotgun sequence and contains these coding sequences:
- the LOC128680570 gene encoding facilitated trehalose transporter Tret1-like isoform X2 gives rise to the protein MLVKLRDGSDSALSRPITEEEGSWVVAMPFLSGVLANLFTGHLLDTIGRRYCFILSCVPRIVMVLLYLYAKELWLLLVARFLSGILDSVAFTTVSIYASEIASKEVRGSLGGFLQIYCSFGICLSLGIGPFVSYTTLNIIFLAITVASSVLLLLLPDSPYFLYSKGKTDDARKLLLKLRGSDIKANDEIKEYQIASSNEVGKVTIPELLRNKLFLKGAAICVFLGFSSQANGYTAVFQYLQTILETTNTSVRPEISSVIIGGIQMFASLCTTLVTDRFGRKFILISTVSGMVIGFICLGAFFKVTEEQEQIIGFMNYLPLASIILIVFCHSSGIASIMWILISEIFEGRTRAIGASLAILVATLTGFGVSKSIPSLTSSIGPTMTYWLFSIICILVIMFTAIFIPETKGRSFAEIQAILGNKSDVENSEKDKDNSEMDRSC
- the LOC128680566 gene encoding ornithine transcarbamylase, mitochondrial-like, with the protein product MKLLQNFSKCCFARSNLTKHRQGLQTRQCSMECCCPEKPRHLICFKNWTTEMVMNIIRSAMNLKCTMRDTHSKRMDILPNAKVVILQEINEPLLNMAVSKAATLLGAYDVNITDDMVWEHDYNGRVFSYMADAIFVATTTHMCVQRFAQQSSVPVLCMRSRTHASIQALATFMSIIEEYGTMRCVNLAWVGPPHPVLNSYLLLCPMFGANIRFKCCCNVTPVSPLLKKMSEEMCEKSSTVTKQCKEIKEVLQNACIVISGPTPRKEKLDEFRLEVQDIITNTLCNWIYFHTCPRGKEVDDCLFHHCNARTFCAFENMHYIAAALMAYAIKGHHF
- the LOC128680570 gene encoding facilitated trehalose transporter Tret1-like isoform X1 — translated: MFINIFGSAILRQYAVVLIANLNTLIVGVGLGWPSPMLVKLRDGSDSALSRPITEEEGSWVVAMPFLSGVLANLFTGHLLDTIGRRYCFILSCVPRIVMVLLYLYAKELWLLLVARFLSGILDSVAFTTVSIYASEIASKEVRGSLGGFLQIYCSFGICLSLGIGPFVSYTTLNIIFLAITVASSVLLLLLPDSPYFLYSKGKTDDARKLLLKLRGSDIKANDEIKEYQIASSNEVGKVTIPELLRNKLFLKGAAICVFLGFSSQANGYTAVFQYLQTILETTNTSVRPEISSVIIGGIQMFASLCTTLVTDRFGRKFILISTVSGMVIGFICLGAFFKVTEEQEQIIGFMNYLPLASIILIVFCHSSGIASIMWILISEIFEGRTRAIGASLAILVATLTGFGVSKSIPSLTSSIGPTMTYWLFSIICILVIMFTAIFIPETKGRSFAEIQAILGNKSDVENSEKDKDNSEMDRSC